One window of the Maridesulfovibrio ferrireducens genome contains the following:
- the proC gene encoding pyrroline-5-carboxylate reductase has protein sequence MKIGFIGIGNMGGPIIRTLSEVADITIYGLNQTREKLEKLAQETDLIPCKNVQELTEKSDFIVLAVKPQQADGIWPEMIPALTKDKCLISIAAGLTLKSLKNSTQNICPVVRAMPNTPVLIKEGVTAICLDDEIISEQKKKLIQNVFRNLGDVHVLPENQFDVFTALIGSGPAYIFYLIETMIESGVELGLHRDVSSRMVKKLFRGSSLMAEQSKEHVSMIKEMSIAPAGTTIAALVHFDRTAIRGNIMDAIRMAYTRSIELG, from the coding sequence ATGAAAATAGGCTTTATTGGAATAGGTAATATGGGAGGTCCCATTATAAGAACTCTTTCAGAAGTGGCTGATATTACTATTTATGGATTGAATCAGACTAGAGAAAAATTAGAAAAACTTGCTCAAGAGACCGATCTTATTCCTTGTAAAAATGTACAGGAATTAACTGAAAAATCGGATTTTATTGTTCTGGCTGTTAAGCCGCAACAGGCTGACGGAATATGGCCTGAAATGATTCCAGCTTTGACGAAAGATAAATGCTTAATTTCCATTGCCGCAGGATTGACTTTGAAGTCACTTAAAAACAGTACTCAAAACATTTGTCCGGTCGTCCGGGCCATGCCTAATACCCCCGTTTTAATTAAAGAAGGAGTCACAGCTATTTGTCTGGATGATGAAATCATTTCAGAGCAGAAAAAAAAGTTAATTCAGAATGTTTTCCGGAACTTAGGAGACGTGCATGTCCTGCCTGAAAATCAGTTTGATGTCTTTACCGCACTCATCGGATCAGGCCCGGCTTATATCTTCTATCTTATTGAAACCATGATAGAATCAGGGGTTGAGCTGGGGTTGCACCGTGACGTTTCCTCTCGCATGGTCAAAAAACTCTTCAGGGGTTCCAGCCTTATGGCAGAACAATCAAAAGAACATGTCAGTATGATTAAAGAAATGTCTATTGCTCCCGCAGGGACAACTATTGCCGCTTTAGTTCATTTTGATCGTACTGCCATACGCGGGAATATTATGGATGCAATCCGTATGGCGTATACCCGAAGTATAGAACTTGGTTAA
- a CDS encoding BCCT family transporter, with amino-acid sequence MSAARKRDEHRELNHYTFWPGFILLLAGITLGLAYQEGLAIMLSTTMNWIHITFGWLEVSLAIIIVMFTVGIAFSPIGNIRLGGRDAKPEFTFWQWFSLSLCGCIGIGILFWAMGEPIYHMMQPPLSLHIDPGSKDAGIFAIAQTTLHWTIAQYCFYTICGVAIALVSYNRNYPLSIAAGMYALFPKKLRPILVPAVHALCLFSLCCAIATSMGAGLMQIGSGTGRIFDYTPGPLTWAAAAAIIIPIYILSSYSGLKKGMRILSTGTTKAFFLFMAIVLFAGPTLFILGIGVESFGYFASNFFRNSTLLNTMQISDKWPMQWLVPYMEIFFIFAPLLGHFLARMGKGRTIRQFILVNIIPPTIFCHFWIATFGGTAVYFQWTGLVDVWAGIHQFGMESMVYILLSQFPFCKILMGLFVVTIVFSFATMTDSLVATLAIISTKGVRASEEPPKKLKIIWGVVTGLIVSVT; translated from the coding sequence ATGTCAGCGGCAAGGAAAAGGGATGAACACAGGGAACTCAATCATTATACTTTTTGGCCCGGATTTATACTCTTACTCGCCGGAATAACGTTAGGACTGGCATATCAAGAAGGTCTCGCGATTATGCTGAGCACCACAATGAACTGGATTCATATAACTTTCGGATGGCTGGAAGTTTCTCTGGCCATTATTATTGTCATGTTTACTGTCGGAATAGCCTTTTCTCCTATCGGAAATATAAGACTTGGAGGTAGAGATGCCAAACCCGAATTTACTTTTTGGCAGTGGTTTTCTCTATCTCTTTGCGGATGTATCGGTATAGGCATTCTTTTCTGGGCCATGGGTGAGCCTATCTATCATATGATGCAACCTCCATTGAGTTTGCACATCGACCCCGGTTCCAAAGACGCCGGAATCTTTGCCATAGCTCAAACGACTCTGCACTGGACCATCGCTCAATACTGTTTCTATACCATCTGCGGAGTAGCAATTGCTCTGGTGAGCTACAACCGTAACTATCCATTATCAATAGCTGCCGGTATGTACGCCCTTTTCCCTAAAAAGTTGCGCCCAATTTTAGTTCCAGCAGTTCATGCACTTTGCCTTTTCTCTCTTTGTTGTGCCATTGCCACCAGCATGGGAGCGGGTCTTATGCAGATAGGAAGCGGAACAGGGAGAATTTTTGATTATACTCCAGGCCCCTTGACCTGGGCTGCTGCTGCCGCGATCATCATTCCAATTTATATATTGTCATCATATTCCGGTCTAAAAAAAGGGATGCGAATCCTGTCCACAGGAACTACAAAAGCTTTTTTCTTATTTATGGCTATTGTCCTTTTTGCGGGCCCCACGCTGTTCATTCTGGGAATTGGAGTTGAATCCTTCGGATATTTTGCAAGCAATTTTTTCCGCAACAGTACCTTGCTCAATACGATGCAGATAAGCGACAAATGGCCCATGCAATGGCTTGTTCCATATATGGAAATCTTTTTCATCTTTGCTCCATTGCTGGGACATTTTCTGGCTCGCATGGGTAAGGGAAGAACTATCCGTCAGTTTATTCTGGTAAATATTATTCCACCGACAATCTTTTGTCATTTCTGGATTGCAACTTTTGGCGGAACAGCAGTCTATTTCCAATGGACCGGACTGGTCGACGTCTGGGCCGGTATACATCAATTCGGAATGGAATCTATGGTATACATCCTTCTTTCCCAATTCCCATTCTGTAAAATTTTGATGGGACTGTTTGTAGTCACTATTGTATTTTCATTTGCCACTATGACAGACTCTTTGGTTGCAACCTTGGCTATAATATCTACCAAAGGCGTACGGGCAAGTGAAGAACCTCCCAAAAAATTAAAAATTATCTGGGGTGTTGTTACCGGACTTATTGTAAGCGTCACATAG
- a CDS encoding zinc ribbon domain-containing protein YjdM, producing MENLPNCPQCKCEYVYHDGSILICPECGFEFQAEDVQEKVYKDANGNVLVDGDTVIVIQDLKVKGASSSIKKGTKVKNIKLIEPEDGVHDISCKVPGFGSMYLKTSIVKKS from the coding sequence ATGGAAAATTTACCAAATTGTCCGCAGTGTAAGTGTGAGTATGTGTATCATGATGGCAGTATTCTTATTTGCCCAGAATGTGGTTTTGAATTTCAGGCCGAAGATGTGCAGGAAAAAGTATATAAAGACGCGAATGGCAATGTCTTGGTTGATGGCGATACGGTTATAGTTATCCAAGATTTAAAAGTGAAAGGCGCATCTTCTTCCATTAAAAAGGGAACAAAAGTAAAAAATATCAAATTGATAGAGCCAGAAGATGGCGTTCATGATATTTCATGCAAAGTCCCTGGTTTTGGTTCAATGTATCTTAAAACATCGATAGTTAAAAAAAGTTAG
- a CDS encoding HAD family hydrolase, whose product MNYSHNFSAVIFDLDGTLLYSLNEIAAAGNGALARLGHSTHPVDAYCHFVGAGAKTLAWRMLPEDKRTQDNYDVLVPVLLEEFERELNTIAYPYAGTLEVLEVLSSAGKKLAVLSNKPEEFTKVAVEKFLPGVDFFSVHGGRNDVPLKPAPDCALKIAESMGVAPEHTVFVGDSDVDIHTAINAGMIPVGAAWGFRGSKELLEAGAKIVFDSPSDLAKLL is encoded by the coding sequence ATGAATTATTCACATAATTTTTCTGCTGTAATTTTTGATCTTGACGGCACTTTGCTTTACTCTTTGAACGAAATTGCAGCTGCGGGCAATGGTGCACTTGCCCGGCTGGGGCATTCTACTCATCCTGTCGACGCTTATTGTCATTTTGTAGGTGCCGGTGCGAAAACATTGGCTTGGCGTATGTTGCCGGAGGACAAGCGGACTCAGGATAATTACGATGTTCTGGTTCCTGTTCTTCTTGAAGAATTTGAACGGGAGCTGAATACCATTGCGTACCCATATGCCGGAACTTTGGAAGTACTTGAGGTTCTGTCCTCTGCCGGTAAAAAGCTCGCTGTGCTTTCCAATAAGCCGGAGGAGTTCACTAAAGTTGCGGTGGAAAAGTTTCTGCCCGGGGTGGATTTCTTTTCGGTTCATGGAGGGCGGAATGACGTTCCCTTAAAGCCCGCTCCGGACTGCGCTTTGAAGATTGCCGAGTCTATGGGAGTTGCACCTGAACATACCGTTTTTGTCGGTGATTCGGATGTGGATATACATACCGCTATTAATGCAGGTATGATTCCTGTCGGGGCTGCATGGGGTTTTCGAGGTAGTAAGGAACTGTTAGAAGCCGGAGCCAAAATTGTTTTTGATTCTCCGTCAGATTTGGCAAAGTTGCTTTAA